One part of the Mya arenaria isolate MELC-2E11 chromosome 3, ASM2691426v1 genome encodes these proteins:
- the LOC128229123 gene encoding uncharacterized protein LOC128229123, whose amino-acid sequence MSRAGRPGPFLESNKRRRPTVFSENSLPTINEVSRTPTPSKDAVTHKGSAADSKTSPKTTAIKDRLIKSVTAFKVNKRQTGANKINGKTSSKRQKDVLTQPVRRGSLPEILPSSSYNPFRRPGDLRRSSVTGTLQLSGLKDKQKTKKLVDLSISEKYEKGQLNRRASIAAISLARRTSFGTIGSKITAMLKTKNAFTKLKIRAMDRNKEGDIDDDSFEIKELPEKPRFASTLSVEAQYAMMKGYEDVVYSNICSQYPEYRPVLRRNKTPHTGIKVKIQDYPGDENPINEDKNKDMSNLDYYDGSTQKVDTPAYTSTPTDVSRPAYLTSPRMSERNASLRSPQSKKRNAVSSAHDHPARVMTYRYQSAMDILDTLRERQGLYRLSPRKTSTTIVSPVKEYNSWSNVWSHEFEHDKSSNSVAKV is encoded by the coding sequence ATGTCAAGAGCAGGGCGACCGGGGCCTTTTTTGGAAAGTAACAAGCGCCGGCGTCCTACAGTATTTAGCGAGAATAGTCTACCGACTATTAATGAAGTTTCCAGGACGCCAACGCCATCCAAGGATGCTGTCACGCACAAAGGTTCAGCGGCAGATTCAAAAACGTCACCAAAGACCACTGCCATCAAGGATCGATTAATAAAATCCGTTACAGcgtttaaagtaaacaaacgCCAAACAGGTGCGAATAAAATAAATGGGAAAACCTCATCCAAGCGTCAAAAAGATGTTTTGACCCAGCCCGTGCGCAGGGGATCACTTCCGGAGATACTACCGTCGTCTTCGTACAATCCCTTTCGGCGACCTGGCGATCTGCGCCGTAGTTCCGTAACAGGAACGTTACAATTAAGTGGATTGAAAGATAAACAAAAGACAAAGAAATTAGTTGATTTATCAATATCtgaaaaatacgaaaaaggTCAGCTTAATAGGAGAGCTTCGATTGCGGCTATTAGTTTGGCCCGCCGGACATCTTTTGGAACGATTGGAAGTAAAATAACAGCAATGCTGAAGACGAAAAATGCCTTTACGAAGCTCAAGATTCGAGCAATGGATAGAAATAAAGAAGGCGACATTGATGATGACTCCTTTGAGATTAAAGAACTTCCTGAAAAGCCTAGGTTTGCCTCAACGCTGTCGGTGGAGGCACAATACGCCATGATGAAGGGCTATGAGGACGTCGTTTACTCTAACATTTGTTCGCAATATCCGGAGTATCGCCCCGTCCTTCGGCGAAACAAGACTCCACATACGGGTATAAAGGTGAAAATTCAAGACTACCCGGGTGATGAAAATCCAATAAACGaagataaaaacaaagataTGTCAAATCTAGATTATTATGACGGATCTACACAGAAGGTAGATACACCAGCTTATACGTCGACGCCAACGGATGTTTCTAGGCCTGCATACCTAACCTCACCGCGTATGAGTGAGCGCAACGCCAGCCTGCGGTCACCACAGTCCAAGAAAAGAAATGCTGTATCCAGCGCTCATGACCATCCTGCGAGGGTGATGACCTACAGATACCAGAGTGCTATGGACATTTTGGACACGCTCAGGGAGCGGCAAGGCCTTTACCGGCTCTCCCCACGCAAAACAAGTACCACCATAGTTTCACCCGTCAAGGAGTATAACTCGTGGAGTAACGTTTGGAGTCACGAGTTTGAGCACGATAAGAGTTCAAACAGCGTGGCGAAAGTTTAA